CACAGCGCCCGCGGAGGTGGTTGCTTAGGTGCAACTCACAGAGACACCCCCTGTGACAGCGGACCCCTAGTTTCCCAGGCGGGTCACCGCTGGGAGAGCCAATGGTCGGATCTTTTCTCCCGTGGTGTGGGTTCAAACCTCAGACCTTTTGGTCTGCAGCTGGGTGCTGACCCGTTGCACCACAAAGGCACAGATAAAACCCAAACCCTTCTGCCACCCAACGAGTCACGTTCTCCTCCTAGCGACCTCATCGAGTGACCGAGTGGCCCTGCTCCTCAGAGTTTgaatctgtaaatcttcacaggaacaaactgcctcatctttctcccacggaacagaGGGGGCCTATGGTGGGAATAAAATTCAGCCGGTGCCCCTTGCTCTCACGGGTTCCGGTCTGGATGGGGGTCTGCCAGGAGGCGGGATCTACCTTGCTTTCAGGTGTCCTGTGGGCCAGCGGTGGCctttggggggaagggagaagagtggtgggggcccagggagggagggaaactgGGTTCCCAAGAAGGAAAAGGTACCATTCTAGTTCTAGCGAGGGTCAGAAAGTCAGCGCGGAAAAAGAACTGGAGACCAACCGTGTTATAACACGCCCAGGTTCCCAAGAAGAGAAACGGCACGGAGTCTGTGCCAGCGAAGGAAATCCAGGCAGCCCTGGATCCGGACGGGCTCAGCTGAGTCAGATTCTCAGGGCTTGATTCTTTGTCCGAAGCATGTGGAGGTCCGGGGTCAGGTGAAGGCGGGCTGGGGGGGCTATGAAAGAGGCTTGGGGGCTGTGCGGGAAGGACGGCTGCAGGAATCCTGccgcgcgcccccccccccccgcccccgacccCCACCTTAGCGGCCAGGTGCAAGCAGCCCGGGctgctggggaaaggaaggaaggaggcgaaGGCAGGGTCCGCGGTGGGATGGTTTTATTTTCTGGAAGACTTTGGGGAGTGGGGGCTTTGgggtgaagcagaggggctggGAGCGGCGAAGAACCGCAAGGCGCTCTCACTCTCGCTTCCGCAAGTGGATGTAGATGACGCCGCTGATCAAGGCGAGGGGGAAGGCCACCCAGGCCAGGGCGAAGCAGTAGCCGAAGTTGCCCCCCTGGGCTTCCTTTCCCAGGATTTCCCGGGCATGGAGGCTGTAGATCAAGGCTGCGGTGAACACCGCCACGCCTGCAGGGCGAAGGAAACAGCGCGTCACGCAGGACCCGCAAGAAGACTACATTTCCCACAAGTCCCCCGGGGCAACAAAGCCGCCGAAGGATGAATGGGAGCCTCTGCTACCTGCTGGGAGTTGTAGTTCATTCCCCCAGCGCCATGCGCAGAGGCTAGTTAGAGAGGTTCTGGACAGTTTCATCTCCGTGGGTCCCTGGCTACCCATTCGAACAATAGGACGACTGCATAGATTTATTTCGGCCCTCCAAGCAAATCGTGAATTATTCAAACCAAAGGAGGATACTGGTCCACAAACTGGGGACTATGGTGAACGGAAAGGCAGACTGGTAGCGCAGCAGTTGAGCGCCCCGCCGCGCCACGGAAAGGTCTGCGGTTCGATCCTCCCAGCGGGACAAAGTGGCAACCGGCTTCTATCAAGATGAAAACCTTGAAGGCaggtctagtctgtcctgtaAGATCTCAGCTGATCGGAATCAACCCTGAACCGCAGTTTCTCATTTTGGGGGGtgaagggggggggtgttggaaacccacccagaggcggctgaggaagaaaagcctggccaataGCTTCTGAAGGGGCTCCGCCTTGAAAGCGAGGGAGCACATAGTTTGACTCCATCCGCATGGTGCCACCAAGAGTCAGAGGGCACTTCGTGGGAAATGTTTGGCGTTGGTATAGTTCAAAGTTCTCTTGGCCCCACCCCATCCTTGGGACCTAAATTACTTGTCCCGCCCTCCTTTCCCAGTCCTGGCTCCTTGAGTCTCATATGCCAATTTCCCCCGGATTCAGGGACCCACACTTGGGCCATCAATTAGTCACCCAAAACTCTAACTCCCATCAGTCCCTCATGGGTGGCAACCGAGGGGCACCTCAGGTGGTCCTTAAGCTGTTGGAGGCTCTTTCCATTGCAGGACCCCAGCGTTTTGTCTCATGCCCTCCCGACCCAACCCACCGTCCCCTAAgtccccgggggtgggggtgggggactagTGCTCACTGGTGCAAAGCTGGCAGAAGCCGGTGGCATAGAAGAGCCCTCCTCGCCGCATGGTATAGAGCTGGAACATGAACAGGATGAAGGAGAGGCAGCAGAGGATGAGGGACAGTACCATGAGGACCTGCACCGCCTTCAGCCAAcctgcaggaggaggaagagcaagacatagtggggtaggggtggggagatcCAGAGGCCATCAAATATGCACATCATTTGCCTTCTCCATTTCCATGTctacctccccgcccccccccaccaaattctgaagttcccagtacccccTCCTTGGATACCAATGGCATCTTGAGACCTTGCTCAATTCTCTTATTGGTTCTGGCAGCCGCCGAGAGGCAACTTCTCGTAAGATGCTCTACGTGATCAGACACCCTCTTTGGGATGATGGCGGGCAGAGACCATTTGCTTCCTTTCCAATCTTTATGCTTATTTCCTTTTCTTGCCCTGTGGCATTGGCTGCCTCCACAACGTCCAGACGAAGTCATGGGAAccaatatcctttttttttttttttaatccttaggGGAAAGCACTTCTGCATCTTGTTTCATTTAGAATCAGAGATAGGATGTGGGCTCATGGCTTCCCAACTCAGAAGCATCGGCTTCTAACcctacaggggtcctcaaactttttaaacagggggccagttcactgtccctcagacccgttggagggccggactatagtttaaaaaaaactatgaacaaattcctatgcacactgcacatatcttattttgaagtaaaaaaaaaacaaacggggcaaaaacacccacccGGGCGGGCCGATAAACGTCCTCCGCGGCCCGcacgtggcccgcgggccgtagtttgaggacgcctgcttagAACCTTGGCAGGATTCAGCCCCTTCCATTTAGAGACTGGGGAGGACACAACCCTGTGGCTTTAGCTTAGCACCTTGATGCGGCTCTAGCCCCAACCCTTTAGAACTTTACCATCATTCTAGCCCCACCTTCTTGGAACTTTGAGAACCTGAGCTCCCCCACCGACCCTCTTGCATCTGTAATGCCAGCCTCATTTCCTTAGAACACTGGAAACATAACATCTCCTCAGAAACCTGGGGGCTACCTCTCAGTCCTTAGAGATCTCTACCTTGTGGCCTACACCCTTTTTTTGAATcattaggtgggtgggtgggtgcctTTTAGTCTAGTGTATTAACCCACCACTATctgcagcaaggtcagcagtttgcaaccaccagccgctccaaggcagaaagatgaggctttcgacttccAAAGAGTTATCGTCTTGAAAACTCCCagcgggcagttctatcctggtcTAAAAGGTGTGGAATTGGCACGCACTTGATGactaggtttggtttggtttatctcGATAGAGCGGAGttctggtggcagagtgtgttACACATTGAGCCACTACcctgaaggccagcagttcaagcccaccagctgcgtgTCAGGAAAAAAgcgaggccttctgctcccatcaacagttacagtgcTGGGAAGcgcccaggggcagttcgaccctgtcctgcagggtttggATGCGTTAGAACCATGAGTAGGatcctggatggatggatggatggatggatggatggatggatggatggatggatggatgcatggatgcatgcatggatggatCCTGAACTGGTCCTACTCACTCCGCCTTgggacctccctccaccctcaaatCCAGGAGTCCCGGCCCCCTGGGGTGACGGGGGTTCCCAATCCTGGGTTCCCCCAGACCCGGAGACCCGCCCTCCTTCCACGCCCCGCTCACCATTCTCACTGACGTTACCGCAGCTCCAGATTTCCGCGCTGCTGTTCCACTTGCAGTCGTACCAGAGGTTCAGGGGCTCCCTCCCGGGGAAGGCCCACCAGGACTGCGGAGGACAGGGAAGAGAGGGCGGGCTTAGGAGAGGGAagtgggcggggcggggcgcccgtGGGCGGGGCTAGGAAAAGGTGAAGCTATGGGGCaaggtggggcggggggcggggaggggaagtAGGGATTTCCGAAGGGAAGGGGGGCAGGGCCAGAGTCCGTTTACCTTGTCCAACGTGGCCACGAAAAGCAGGACGAGGATGAGGACGTGAAGGGCCGAGACCACCAGCAGGAGGAGAGACATAGCTGCGGGGAGCCCTGGGTGGGGGAATCAGGAGAAGATGGGGTTCCGCTGGCGGAAAAGGGCAGGTCAGACACCCCacttgtggtggtggaggtgactgGATTCCTGGGCCTTAgggagggtggggctggggccagGACTCCTGGGCTTGAGAAGAAGGGGGTTGGGACCCCtgtgtctgagggaggaggggggaaggggacccCTGGGTCGGAAGGAGGAGGGAATAGGGATCCCTggatctgagggaggaggggatgaGGACCcgtgggtctgagggaggagggaatagggatccctgggtctcagggaggaggggaTGGGGACCCCTGGGTCATGGGGAcccctgggtctgagggaggagggaatggggacccctgagtctgagggaggagggaatagggatccctgggtctcagggaggaggggaTGGGGACCCCTGGGTCATGGGGACCCCtgtgtctgagggaggagggaataggGATCCCTGGGTCTCACGGAGGAGGGGATGGGGAACCCtgtgtctgagggaggagggaataggGATTCCTGGGGGATGGGGACCCCTGGGTCATGGGGAcccctgggtctgagggaggagggaatggggacccctgtgtctgagggaggagggaataggGATCCCTGGGTCTCAGGGAGGGGGGGATGGGGACCCCGAGGAAGGAAGGCCGGCACTGGGAGTACAAACCCCTTTGGGTCTGAGGGCTGGGTCTGGGCACtcctgggcctggggcaggagTGGGATGGGGTCTCCCAGATCTGAGAGAGGGGAATCCTAAAGGGTGGAACCCCTCCATTCCCCAGGGCTTGGGGCTGCTGGAAAGGGGACTGACTCTGGGGTCTCAAGTGGCATTGGACTAGGCATGTGACCCCTGTCTCTTTAGGGACTCATTCATGGGcacaggggggtgggtggggcacaCTATACAATCGCAAGTTGACAGCCTGGAGTCACCAGGcgtttggggctccccagggaccTGCCTCTTTGACTAACCTCACTCATCTCCCGGGAAGTGGAAGGGGGCCGGACGAGGTGGAGGGGGACCCGGTGACTCATCTGGTGACTCAAACGCATCCCTGCCCACTCCGTAGCACCAGGGAAACCCCCGCCCCGGGCTGAGCCCACGAGGTCCCCACCCGATCTGGCTGCCAGTACGGAGCGGGCTGGACATCTGGGTGCTTGTGGGGAAAGTGAGCCTAGGAAAGCCTttggtggttgggggggggggggcgcaggaaATCCCAAAAGGGGTCCCTGTCTCTGGACTCCTCATTGTCCAGAAATGGGGACTTGGGGTGCTCTCAGTCAGAGCCCTCCTGGGGGAGGGCGGGAGAGTGGCGGACCCACAGCCAGGAGGCTCTCTGCAGGGAGATGACGGGTGAGGGGCTCTTCTGGGACCCTCAAAAACCTACcaggcccctccactttgccttcCCAATTCAGCGCCCCAAGTGTTAAGAGATCACTTCTGAGATTCCAAGGatcattccccaccccccacccccaccccaccccaccccacccctgctcacTCACCCAGCCGCCGGAGGGGTGCCCTTCCCCAAACTGTTACAAACTCCTCAAGGCACCAAAAGAAATCCCAGCAGAGAGAACCGCTTGCAAACTCACCAGGAGCCTCGGAAAAAAGTCAGCGCTGGAGCCTGGTTCCTTGCTTGGGCCTTGGTGCCCCGCCCTTCGCCACCCTCCTTTCACCCCCCAGGCCCCCGCCCTCCTCGCAGCccgcctccctcctccctgctggCTGGCTCCCCCCTCAGGCTcgccctctccttctccctgcaGCCAGGAACCTTACTTTGtgctctgcttctctctctctctctctctctctctctctctctctctctctctctctctctctctctctctctctctctctctctctctttctctctctctctctctctttctctctctctctctctctctctttctctctcccaggCCTCCTGGCTGGCTgtctctctccccttctccctctgcctctcaaAATATACTAACTCTTTTATATACCCTCTCCGGCCCCACCCAACTGAGGTCTACAGCCAGGGGGAGGGCCTAGACTCTCAGGTTCCTCCTCCTGGGTcagagaggggagtggggtgcaCTCCTTCCCCTGGGAAATGTTGGGGTGACTctggtgggagtgggagggggtgaTGCCCAGATCACTAGCCCCTGCTGTTGGATGGGGGCTTGGGGACTGGATGAGGGGTCCTGGTGACATCATGGTTAGGtctgccattcaaaaccacctgcagctcctcaGAAATTAAAAAAGGCTTTTGTACTCCCGTAAAcacttacagtttcagaaactcacagtgtactgtgtgtgtgtgtgtgtgtgtgtgtgtgcgtgtgtgtatttaGTTCTATTCCCACCCACAAACCGActggtggtagtgagtttgggtttggcgaTGGGTACTCCCAATGCAGGGGCTTGTAGGGATGGACACCACCTGCTAGAGGCTCAGAGTGGGCTGGGGGGGCTGGTGAAATTGGtaccatgatgggggtgggggaacctgGTGTCAAACACAAAACCACTTGGTTTCCTGTTGAATCCGCTGGGACTGAAGGTGACTCCCTTCAGTCCCAGAAGGTTCTCTCGTtaggaaggcgccctggtggcacagctaaCCGGAAGGTTGgcacttcaaatccaccagccaccctgcgggAGAAATCAATATGTGGCCACCTCGTGGTAGTTCCGTAATCCGGTGTCCATTTGAGAATTAGGAGTAAAGgactggagtctggcctgtcaatcaggatacagccaataaggcctctgtgtgggcctcgccttctcctgaggattctgggaactcccgtatttcctccctggaggcgggagacacagtCTCGTGGCTCATTCCCTGGGGGacacgctctactgacaaggcactTGGTGCTACGCTGATAGAGGCCATGCcccaggagctggagaagccctATGGAGCCACTCTGAAGCAGCcagtttcagagctgaaggaccgacaaggagacccctgccagcactgagatgcttacaacgccactggatccacaagacttcccacccactggcctgtgatcttcctgcattcagcatcactgcatgtgtttcatgagtgtgaagaggacttgataggttggtatcggacatatgggctcacatctgacttatggacttgatctggactgggctgggctgttttctcaatgtccaactgctcttgtatagaaagctctttcctgtacacagatgcgtgtctgaatttgtttctctagtctacccggactaacacacacctGCTTCCGCCAAGATTTGCTGTCCTTGTCAGGTGCTGCGGAGACCGTTCCAACTCAACTTGACCTCGTGTGTGTACAACGGAAAAAAACACGCCCGGGTCCTGCGTGAGCTCACAACGGCTCTCTTGTATGAGCCCACTGGGGCAGCCATTGGGCCGGCCCATTTCGTCGAGGGCCTTGCTCTGTTTCGCTGCCCTTCTCCTTTTGCAAGCAtggcatctttctccagggactggcttgtCTTCATCTCATGCCCAAAGGacgggagacaaagtctcgccatccttgccttggaggagcattttggctgtacttcttcggaGACAGATTTCCTTGTTCCTTTTGGCATTTTGATTATTCGTCTCCAGCACCATCACCCAAATGCATCGGTCCTTCTCTGGGCTTCATCATTCgaggtccaacttttacatgcgtaggtggcaattgaaaacaccatggccttGGGTCGGGCGCACCCTCATTTCAAAGCAACATCCCTGCTTTCCAATTCTTGAATGaagtcttgtgcggcagatttacccaaagcaatgtgtCAAGGTGTACAGCCTGGCCCTATCTCAAAAACTaaagcaaaaccccaaactcagccatcgagtagattctgacccacagtgaccctctggacagggtggaactacccgtgtgggttcctaaggctgtaaatctttacgggagcagagagccccattTTGTCTCATGTGGTAAGgcctgggggtttgaactgctgacctggtggttagtagctcaatgggtaacccactagggctccttattctgtcctagagggttgctaactGACTAAAAGACAATTAAATGTTCCTTCTTTTTGGAAATATCttgccaggccattcttcctGGGTCTAGCTAAGGAGGGTTGAACCACTAAGCACACATGATTTGAGCCACTCAGGGATCGTTGGTGGAAAGGGTGGGCGAGGGGATGGGAAATGGGCACATGTGAgactttggagtgtgtgtgtggggggggggaagcattgggAGTAAAAAAAAACCCCGTTCCATTATCTCCTGGCTGAGTGACCTCAACCCAACTTCTCCAAGAGCCTCATTTCCCTCATCTGTGGTCATAGCGCGAACACCGCCATTTATAAGTATCCTGATAACCATTCTGCCACCCTTCTGCAGAGTGAAATGTCATAGTGGTCCATTATCACAGAATATTAAATAGACCACGGATCTCTAGAAGAATGAATGAACAGGCCTGGctgagaagaagtacagccagaagtcaGGATGTGAGATTTCCGGGGTTGcacgctgggctgctcacctcagggtgagcagttcaataccacctgctgctccttgagagaaagatgaggttctctagtCCTGTCAagcgtgacagtctcagaagctcacacgcTGGCAGGGAGTGGGGTTTGAGTTTTTACTTTGTGTTATCAGGGGCCACCCCGTTCCTGGAGGAGAAGGGCATCACATTTGGTTAAagaagtgtgttagtctgtgtacattagagaaataaatccacagaaactcttgtgtatgagagttttatataaagggtaagtacgcattaagaaaacattccttaaaagaaaaagaaaacatcccaacccagtgctgcccaagcccacaagtccaacattagcccatatgtctgacaccaatccacaaagtccccctccagctcacaaaacacacacattgacaccgactgcaggaggaaagctgagtcagtgaatgtgtaagcatctcagcactggcaggggtctccacatggctgctccagcacccagggttgcattgggttaggtccatgtggcttctcctcagggatgtcttgcaggaagggagccttgccaactgaagcagggaactggctaaggaagctgcactgTGGCCGGACCATCatgaagcaagagacccgagaactagaaaggcgagggtcaccgagccatttatctctccgcccttcaattaaccccacatgtgtttatcagccaggttggcacaataaactttatctcaaggAGACTCTtgtcaaccaaaaaaaaaagaggaagattttcaaagagatggatggacacagtggccgtagCACGGGCCTCAGGCATAGCAACGTCAGCGAGGATGGAGAAAGAGCACGGACAGcctttccttttgttgtgcagtGAGTCAGACCCGATGTGATGTGAGAGCACCTAGCAACCCGACAACCACATCTACCCCACGTCTTCCTTCCTCTATTGAGCTGCTAGCTCCAGGGAGGCCGGAGTTGGAAATTAAAAGAGCTGACATCACTctatggagggtgtgtgtgtgtgtgtgtgtgtgtatgtgtgtgttctggTAGAGGGGAGACAGAGCATAAGCTGACAACACCTTCTGATGGTGACAACGGTGGGACACAAGGAGAAGTGAGAGTGATGACGATTGTGATGGAGAGAAGCCCCCCCCCAATAGTGTGTGCCTGGGAGGCTTCCCTGAGGAGGTGGCTTTCAGTTTGAgctaagccccccccccccacacacaccccaaccaaGTCATTGGAATATTTGGAAGGGAAAGAGCACACTTGTTCTCTCAGGCAAAGGCTCCCAGAGCACAAGTTGGGGTTGTTGGAGAGCGAGGGACAGGCAGGCCAGGGTGGCAGGACCCTGGGGAACCAGAGGGAAGAGAAATCCAAGAGACCCCTTGAAGGCCAGGAAAGGAGTTTGGATTTTAATCTCAGTGCCGTGGGACACCGTTGGAGGACTTTAAACCAAAGAATTCTATGTAGTGCCAGGGACTGCATGTTCGCTTGCTTGTTTGTCTTTgactagatcattttattgggggctctgacagctctcataacaatccacgcatcaattgtatcaagtgcatttgtgcctatgttaccctcatcattttcaaaacggtGTCTTtccacttgagaccttggtatcagggaACTTCATGCTAACCATTATAAGCTACTCTTTGGCTATTAATTGAAGACGGTGGAGGGCGATGActgggttctcaggtctcttagaAGGTTGGTTGCCGGGGACACATCTACTGTGAAATGTGAGTGGCAGGGGGCCAACGGGTCTGGGATCCTGATGGGGAATTGTGAGCCAGGGAACTTGACTCCTGGGTCCAGGACTTGCATGATTGCATGTGTGGGAGTCTGATGTGGCctggagctgagagagagagagagatagagaggtgTTCCTGAGCTTCCTGAGGGTT
The sequence above is drawn from the Tenrec ecaudatus isolate mTenEca1 chromosome 18, mTenEca1.hap1, whole genome shotgun sequence genome and encodes:
- the EMP3 gene encoding epithelial membrane protein 3; this translates as MSLLLLVVSALHVLILVLLFVATLDKSWWAFPGREPLNLWYDCKWNSSAEIWSCGNVSENGWLKAVQVLMVLSLILCCLSFILFMFQLYTMRRGGLFYATGFCQLCTSVAVFTAALIYSLHAREILGKEAQGGNFGYCFALAWVAFPLALISGVIYIHLRKRE